The DNA region CAGCTCCAGCTCCTCAAGCAATTTGGGAGCGCGCTCAGCGAGTCCAATAATCATTTCGACAAGACGATCGATGCCCTTCGCGCGCAGATGATCACGGATCTTGCCAAGCCGGTTCGAGGCCTGTCCCAGTTCGTCCGGCTCCAGATTGTTGACGGTCAAGGCTACCGCGGTCAGATGCTTGCAGAAGCCCCGATCGGCGAAGGCCTGACAAGTGCAAGCGCCGGAAAAGATCTCGCCTTGGCCGGTCAGCTCACAGCGATAGATTTCAGTACCTGCTACCCGCGCAACCACGCGGGCCTCGTCGATCGTGATGATCTCCACCCGCCGATCCGCCTGATAAGCGCTGCCGCGAGCAAAGGTCTTGTCACCAGCGACCTCGCGCAACGCCGCGAGATCGAATCGGTCGGTCCGTAGCATAGCCTCAATATCGGAGGCGGATCGCTTTCGGGCTTGCGCCATATGGACGGCCCATTGCTCTCGAGAGGTTCGATAGCCCGGACTATATCCGACTGCGCCGACCCCGACGAGATTCGAGGGTCTCAAGATCACAGGGATTGACGACAGTCCCCTGTTCCGTCATCTGCCGCTCTTGCTGTTCGCGGCCTCGCGCGCAAGGTTCAGCGCCTCGCCTGAAGCAGCGCCCGGATACCGCAGCCCTCCGCCCAGCGGCATAGGAGCCATACCCGGCGCGGCAACCCATGTGCTTGCGGGCCGCGTCGCCCTCGCCCTAATCTTTTGCCCAACGCGTCCACCGAGGCGCGGACAAGTCATAACGACAAGAGATAGGGAAGAGACGGGCCATGGCTCAGGAGAGCACCGCGCGCAAAGCTGCGCGCCCTGCCGAAAGTGGAACGTTCGACGCCGTCGTGATCGGTGCAGGGTTCGCCGGCATGTACATGCTGCATCGGCTGCGCGGGCTCGGCTTCACCGCGCGGGTCTATGAGGCCGGCGGCGGCGTCGGCGGCACCTGGTACTGGAATCGCTATCCCGGCGCGCGCTGCGACGTCGAGAGCCTGCAATACTCCTTCTCGTTCTCCGAGGAACTCGATCAGGACTGGAGCTGGTCGGAGAAATATTCTCCGCAGCCCGAAATTCTCGCCTACGCCAACCACGTCGCCGACCGCTTCGACCTGCGCAGCCAGATCGTGTTCGACACCCGCGTCACCGCGGCGACGTTCGACGAGAAGGCAGGCAGCTGGTTGATCGAAACCGATCGCGGCGACAAGGTCACCGCCAAATTCTGCATCATGGCGGTGGGCTGCCTGTCGGCGCCGAACCGACCCGCTTTCCCTGGGATGGCGGATTTCCGCGGACCAATCTATCACACCGGCGAATGGCCGCATGAGGGTGTCGACTTCACCGGCCTGCGCGTCGGCGTCATCGGAACCGGATCGTCCGCGATCCAGTCGATCCCGATCATCGCGCAGCAGGCGTCCGAGCTCACTGTGTTCCAGCGTACCGCGACCTGGTCGGTGCCGGCATGGAACGAGCGCCTGTCGGCGGAGTATCTGAAGGAAGCCAAGGCGCATTATCCGGAGCTGCGCGCGAAAGCACGTGCGCGCCCGACCGGCTTCTACTTTCAGTTCAACGCCCAGCCCGCCTTGCAGGCAAGCGAGCACGAACGCGAGCGGCTGTATGAGGAAGCCTGGCAGCGCGGCGGCCTGCCCTTCCTCGGCGCGTTCGGCGACCTCCTGTTCGAGAAGGCCGCCAACGACACCATCGCCGATTTCGCGCGCGAGAAGATCCGCGGCATCGTCAAGGATCCCGCCACTGCCGAGCTGCTGTGCCCTCGAAACGTGTTCGGCTGCAAGCGGCTCTGTGTCGATACCAACTATTTCGAGACCTACAATCTGCCGCACGTGAAGCTGGTCGACGTGTCGAAGACACCGATCGAGCGCTTTACCACCGAGGGCATCGTGGTCGACGGCACCGAATACAAGTTCGATGCGATCGTCTCCGCCACCGGCTTTGCCGCCATGACGGGCTCGTTCGACAAGATCGCGATCACCGGCCGCGGCGGGCAGACGCTCGCCGAAAAATGGCAGGCCGGCCCGCGCGCCTATCTTGGCCTCGCCTCGGAGGGATTTCCGAACCTGTTCATGATCACCGGGCCCGGCAGCCCGTCGGTGCTCGCGAGCATGATCCAGGCGATCGAGCAGCATGTCGACTGGCTGGCGGACTGCATCAGCCACATGCGCGACATCGGCGCAGGCACGATCGAGGCGGTCCGCGACGATGAGGACGCCTGGGTCGCCCATGTCAACGACGTCTCCACGGTATCGCTGCGCTCGACCTGCAGCTCCTGGTATGTCGGCGCCAACATCCCGGGCCGTCCCCGCGTGTTCATGCCCTATATCGGCGGCTTCCCGATCTATGTGCAGAAATGCAATGAGGTGATGAATTCGGGCTATGACGGCTTCGTGCTGCAGGGTGCGCCCAAGGCCAACACGCCGCCGCAGATCCGCTTCACCGAGCGCTGGCAGGTGCCGCTCGACATCGAGGTGATCTCGCCGGCCGCGGTCGCCGCCAAGCGCGTCCCCATGGTCTGAGCTTCCGCGGTATCCCCGCCGGGATTGCGCATGATAGTGTCGCGCCGGGTTCGCGTTTCGCATCGCGGGCCGCACGGGGGACGATGGCCGACACGGCATTGCAGGGATTGGTCGAGCGGATCGGCGCGGATCACGTCGTGCGCCGACTTGGAATCGAGGCCGCGCATGAGAAGCAACTGTTCGGCCAAGGCACACTCGTGTTCAACGTCGAGAACTGGAAGCTGGCGCCATGGGTCGTCGAAACTGCGCTCAAGCTGGCCGGCCTCCATGGCCGCGCGCGGCGCAACGCCGACCGGGTCGAGGTAAGGCGCAACCTGGTGACGTCGACGCGCCTGCCGGCGGCGTTCGACGGCTTCACCATCCTTCATCTCAGCGATCTCCACGCCGACATCAGCCAGGGAGCGATGCGGCATCTGGCTGACATCGTCCGCTATGTCGCTTGCGACATCTGCGTCCTCACCGGCGATTATCGCGGCAAGACGTTTGGCCCGTTCGAAACCAGTCTCGCGCTGATGAAGGATCTCTGCGCACTGATCAAGCTGCCGCTCTACGGCATCCTCGGCAACCACGACAGCATCCGCATGACGCCGGCGCTGGAAGCGATGGGCATCAGGATGCTGTTCAACGAGCAGGAGCCGATCACGCGCGATGGCGCGACGATCCATCTCGCCGGCATCGACGATGCGCATTTCTATCGCACCGACGACATTGCAAAATCTGCCGCGGCGATCCCGCGCGATGCGTTCTCGATCCTGCTCGCGCATACGCCGGAATCCTATCGCGAGGCGGCAGCGGCCGGCTTCGACCTGATGCTGAGCGGCCATACCCATGGCGGCCAGCTCTGCCTGCCCGGCGGCATCGCGATCAAGCTGGAGGCGCGGCTGCCGCGCCGGATGGGCAGAGGCGCCTGGCGGTTCGGTGAACTTGCCGGCTACACATCGGCCGGCGCCGGCACCAGCCTTGCGCCGGTGCGGCTGAACTGCCCGGCCGAGATCACGGTGCATACGCTGCGCCGGCTCGGCTGATACCCGCCCGTACGTCGCAGGCGCGCACGGCCAAAATATCGAAAACAACCCCATGCAAAGTAGCCGGCGGCTGCCCGGACTTTCGCAGGGAATGACGTGTGGCCGATCGCCATATGCGATCGCCCTGCCGTAAGGATGGGGAGAGGGAGTAGCAGAGGTCTCAATTGCCCTTCTTCGCGCTCGCGCTCTGCTCGTTCACCGTGCAGGTGATCAACAGGGTGTAGCCGCGCGCATCCTTGGCGATATCGGACGTCTCCTTCTTGGTCCCGTCGCGCCATTCGGCGGTCCGGTACATCACCGCGCTGTTGTCAAGGAAGTCGCGCAGCGCGCCGGTCTTGATGGCGAAGTTGATGTTTTCCGGGATCGATCCCGTAGCCCGCGCCATCCTGACCGCGTCGAGCTTCGCGGCCACCACGCCGACCACGGCGCCGCCGAGATCGAACAGCGGCCCGCCGCTGTTGCCGGGCTGTACCGCGGCGCTGATCTGCAGATGACGCGTGTCGTTGAGGATGCCGCTCAGCGAAGAAACGATGCCCGTGGTCACGGTGAAATCGGATGTCAGCAGGCCATGATAGGGGTAGCCGATCGCCACGACTCCGTCGCCAACCCGAATCGAGTTCTGCCGGATGCTCGCGACATCCTTGAACGGGGACGGCGCCTGCAGCAGCGCGAGATCGTTGGTCTCGTCGTCGGACACTAACCGCAATTTGACAACCGCCGCACCGCTCAGATTGCCCGTGATCTCGCTGCAACCATCGACGACATGATGGTTGGTGACGACGTGACCGCTATCGCTGACGACGAAGCCGGTGCCGGTGCCTGATCTCGCCTGCTTCGCGGGCGGCGCGTTGGGTGCAGCAGCCTGTTGCGGCGGCGCGGCCGCAGGCTTTGTCGCGACCGCGAACTCGCCGGCGTTGGAGACGCCGTTCTTCTTCACCGAGACCACGCAGTTGAGCAGCGCCGGCAACAGCTGCGCGGTCTGATTGAGGTTGAACTGAAACAATTGCCCCTGCGCGAACGCCGTCATCTGGCGCGCCTTGCGGAACTGGTTGATCAGCGCCGAATTCACCGGCATCTCGACATTCACGAGCTTCTCGCCGAGCGGCATGCCGTAGACATTGAACGCAGGCTGGCCGTCGAAGGTCAGCGCAAGCGGAAAGGCTTCGCCCGGCGTCAAACGCCAACTGTCATGAGCCAAGCCCAGCCGCCAGCTGCCATTCGCGGCAACCGCCACCATGAAGAAGATGCCGCTCTGGTAGGTGCTCCCCGCCGAGCAATGCGTGAACGCACCGCTCTTGTCGTCGGTGAAGGCGCCGCCCTTCCAATTGCCGACCGTGATCGAGCCGTAGGGACCGCGGGCGCTCGATGGAGTTGCGGACGCAAACAGCCACGCGGCCACGACGGCCGCCCAGATCGCAACTCTCATGACATGCACTCCCCAGCCACAACCCCTTATAGGAGGCGGAGAAATTCATCCGCAAGTGGTGCGCGGCTTGGCCTTTGGTCCAGCGGCCACGCAATACCGCCGCGGATGAGGCGATCGCCACACCCTCAGGTTACAGATGACACGTTCCTATTTTGTTCCTGAAATGTCAACCCGGACATAGTCCAGCCGCCGCGCCAGGCGGACGCTATTGCGGCTCCCGAACCGAAGACTGCGCCGGCGGATTTGGATCGCTGAACCAGCAGCGGGATGCCAGCCCATGAACGCCGACACCGATCAGGAAAATGCCGGCATAGAGTTCGACCGCGTGGTTCAGCGCCAGCAGGCGGGCGCGCAACACGGCGCCGTGGCCCGGGTAAGCCCAAAACCAATGCCCCACCGCGGCGATGGCTCGGCCGGCTGCATTCATCATCCTCACGCGAAGGTCTCCCGACTCGCCCGGCACGACGAAAATACCGGGCGAAGCTGACGCGGACCTGACGCAGGACGGACGGGACCTGTAGCCCGGATGAAGCGAAGCGAAATCCGGGGCCTCGGTTGTCCCGGATTGCGCTTCGCTCCATCCGAGCTACGAAATGAGAAGCGTCGCCTGCCTCAGCCGTTCCTGAACGCGTAGGCGTAGCCGTTGAGCGCCGGCGCGCCGCCGAGATGGGCGTAGAGCACCTTCGACCCGGCCGGGAAGAAACCCTTCTGCACCAGATCGATCATGCCCTGCATCGATTTCCCCTCGTAGACAGGGTCGGTGATCATGCCCTCGAGCCGCGCACTGAGTCGGATCGCCTGCTTCGTCTCCTCCGACGGCACGCCGTAGGCGGGATAGGCGTAGTCCTCGATCAGCACGACATCATCCTCGACGATGTCGCGGCCGAGTTCGACCAACTTCGCGGTGTTCTGCGCGATCGACAGCACCTGTGCCTTGGTCTGCGCAGGCGTGAACGAACCATCGATGCCGATCACGTTGCGCGCGCGCCCGTCGGCGGCGAAGCCGACCAGCATGCCGGCATGGGTCGAGCCGGTCACCGTGCAGACGATGATGTAGTCGAACTTGACGCCGAGCTGACGCTCCTGCGCGCGCACCTCTTCGGCGAAGCCGACATAGCCGAGCCCACCATATTTGTGCACGGAAGCGCCGGCCGGGATCGCGTAGGGCTTGCCGCCCGCCGCCTTCACTTCCTCGATCGCCTGTTCCCAGCTCTGGCGGATGCCGATGTCAAAACCTTCGTCGACCAGGCGCACATCCGCGCCCATCACGCGCGAGAGCAGGATGTTGCCGACGCGGTCATAGACTGCGTCCTCATGCGGCACCCAGCTTTCCTGCACCAGCCGGCACTTCATGCCGATCTTGGCCGCGACCGCCGCTACCATGCGGGTGTGGTTGGATTGCACGCCGCCTATCGAGACCAGCGTGTCGGCGTTGGAGGCGATCGCGTCGGGGATGATATATTCGAGCTTGCGCAGCTTGTTGCCGCCGAAGGCGAGCCCGGAATTGCAATCCTCGCGCTTGGCATAGAGCTCCACCTTGCCGCCGAGATGCTTTGACAGCCGATCGAGCTTCTCGATGGCGGTCGGCCCGAAGGTGAGCGGGTAGCGTGCGAACTTCTCCAGCATACTGGCATCCTCTTTGGTGGTCTGGAACGGCGGCCAGAACTATCACTACAGCTGCGAAAGGTGCTCTCTAAGTCAGGCCACCCGATCGCCGAAGATTGCTGAATTTGCACTGGATGATATGTTTTCTCTCACATTACTGGCTAACAATGAGAGATTCTTCCATGTCCGCCCGACTCGATCGCATCGACGTCAAGATGTTGAGATTGCTGCAAAAGAACGGCCGGCTCAGCAACGCCGAGCTGGCCGACCAGGTCGGCGTCAGCCCCGCCACCTGCCATCGCCGGACCCAGGCGCTGTTCGACGAGGGCTTTCTCAGCGGCGTCCGCGCCATGGTCGCGCCGCGCAAGGTCGGCAAGGGCGCGCTGGTGATGGTCGGCGTCGTGCTCGACCGCTCGACGCCGGAGAGCTTTGCGAGCTTCGAGCAGGCGGTGGCGAAGCTGAAGTTCGTGCTCGACTGTCACCTCGTCGCCGGCGACTTCGATTATTTCCTCAAGATCCGCGTCGGCGACATGGAGGATTTCAACCGCATCCATGGCGACCAGCTGATCGCGCTGCCCGGTGTGCGGCAGACCCGCACCTTCTTCGTGATGAAGGAGGTGGTGGACAATGCGGAGCTGGAGTTCTGAGCTGCGGTTCCGCTCAGCACCTACTTCGAAGCTTTGGCGATCTTGTGCGCGAGGTGGCCGGTCTGATGATCTCTGCGGAGTTGGCTCAGCGAGGTCTCGTTCAACGCAGCCAGGACATCGCTCAGCTTCTCGGTTTCGGGATAACCCGCCGCGAAACTTGGCCCGTAAACCTTGCGCAAGGTGCGGAGCAGCGTGTTGCCGTGCTTGCCGCTGATTTCGCCATCCTTGTTGGGATGCCGGTGGTCGAGACCTGCCTTGCTCATGTTGCTCTCCCTTGTACCATTGGCTGGCAGCATCTGCCTGCGGAGATCAAATGGCAATTGAGGCCGCAAACGGCCGGGAACCCACCCAGCGCTCTCACCCATCCTTGGTCGAAGGCGAGTATTCGGTGGCTATTTGCGGCGAATTCGGTCAATGTAACCAACGTGCTCCTGCGGACTCCGGAGAGGCCTGACGCGGCTATCGAACAGCAAGCCGCGTCCATACGGGAAGCCACAGCTCCATTGCGTCACAGCACAGTCCTGCGTGAGAGCACCCCCAACTGCAGAGGTGGACAGATGTCATATGCCTACAAGCTGAATGAAGACGTTCACCACCGGGCCCAGGGGCCGCAAGGTCGCGCCGAGGCCGATGAGCCGGCGGTCTACACCATCATTCAACGCATGCCGATTGAGGCAGACGGGCGGCTTCGATACCGAATCAGGAGCAAGGCAGGCAATATCGAGCGCGTGGTGACGGAAGAGCAGCTGACGTACTCGCAATAGGCAATGCGCCGCCGGGGTTCTGAGCCAGACGCGATCCCCTACAGCTGCGGTGTCGGCCAGCCTGCCCGAGAGGAGTAGTCCTTTCATTCGACTTGATGGGCCGTGCAAATCGGCGCAGTCTCTTTCCGGACTCCCCACAGGGCTGCAGGGTCGCGCGCGTGGATGCGCGGGTCGATTCATCCGGGGATGACCGTCATGAACGTCACGGCGATGAGACTGGCCATACCGTTGCTGGCACTTGCGGCCGGCGGCACCGCTGCGTTCATCTTCGGCATCCACCAAACCCAGCAGATCCTGGGCGTAAACACGCGCTTGATGGCGACGGCGCCATCCGCGCCCACGCAAGACCAAGACAAGACTGCGCTGGCAAAGACGCAGACCGAGACCGCGGCGCTGGCCAACGCTTTGGCAGGACCGTCGCCAACACCGGGCGGCAACGCGGTGCCGGAGTTCGACGTCGTCAGCATCGAGCCGACCGGCGAGACCGTTGTCGCCGGCCGGGCGCTCCCTGGCGCGACGGTGGAATTGCTGCGCAATGGCGAGGTGCATGATCGCGCCGTGGCGGACAAGTCCGGCCAGTTCGTCATGGTGCCGCGCCCGCTTCCGCCGGGAAACTATGACCTCACCCTGCGCATCACGCATGACGGCAAGCAGGTGACCTCCAAGCAGAGCGTGGCAGTGGCGCTCGACGCTGCGGCCAGCGAGCGGCCGATGGTGGCGCTGATGGCGCCGGACAAGCCGATCCGCGTGCTGTCGCAACCTGCGGCGGCGACGCACGGGAAGGTGGCTGTCGAGGCCGTCGAGACCGAACCGGGCGGCAAGCTCCATGTCAGCGCTCAGGCAACTCCCGGCGCGAACGTCAGGCTCTATCTCAACGACAGTCTGATCACATCCGCGACTGCCGACGCAGCGGGGCACCTCTCGGTCACGATCAACAAGGGCGTAACGACCGGCGATTATCGGATCCGGCTTGACGACGTCGACCCCGGCTCCGGCAAGGTCCGCGCGCGTGCCGAAGTGCCGTTCAACGTTCCGGACACGACGACGACCGCATCGATCCCGGCGCCTGCGGCATCGTCCGGCCGTACGGATGGGACCACGCCGCAGGTTGCGGCGGCAACCACCGCCGCATTGAGCTCACCCTCCGCCGTGATCGTGCCGAAGATCACCACGACCACCGTGGCGCGCGGCGACAGCCTGTGGCGGATCAGCCAGCGCGCATTGGGTGCCGGCCAGCGCTACGCGGTGATCTATCGGGCCAACTCGCAGCAGATCCGTAATCCCAATTTGATCTATCCCGGCCAGGTCTTTGTGCTGCCGGCACGGTGAGGCCGGCATTCCGGCAACGCTCACTTGCCGGGGGATTTCAGGAAGGCGACGATCTTGGCGCGATCCTCCGCCGAGCGCACGCCGGTATACGGCTTCATGCCGTTGCCCGACACCACGGCTTCGGGATCCTCGATGAAGCGCAGCAGCGCGCTGTCATCCCAGACAATGTCGGATGATTTCATCGCCTCCGAGTAGGGAAAGTTCGCCACGGATCCGGCCTTGCGGCCGATGATGCCGTGCAGGTTCGGGCCGACACGATTGTCGCCCTCCTTGACGGTGTGGCAGGTGCGGCAAGAATTATTGAACGCCTGCTCGCCGGACACGCCCGCATTCTCGCCATGGGACGGCGACAAAAGCAGGGACATCAGGCCGCAAACGACGACGATGAATCCTGGCCGCATCGGTCTCTCCCTCGGCAATTGCGCTAAGCAAGACAGTTTGCAACATCCCGCCCCGGCCGCCATGCGGTCAACGCAGAGGCCACGCGAAGGGTCCTCATCTGGCAGGCCCCACATCTGGCGCAGGCATGCCCGCCACACTAGATGTGCTGCCATGCAGCACCCCGCCCTTGAGGATTTCGTCGCCGGCCACCAGCGCCTGTTTGTCCTGACCGGGGCCGGCTGCAGCACCAATTCCGGCATTCCCGACTATCGCGACAGCGACGGCAACTGGAAGCGGACGCGGCCGGTGACGATCCAGGCATTCCTGGGTGAGGCGGCGACGCGCCAGCGCTACTGGGCGCGCAGCATGGTCGGCTGGCGGCGGTTCGGCCGCGCGATGCCGAATGGTGCGCATCGCGCCCTGGCGAAGCTCGAACAACAAGGCCGCTGCGAGCTGCTGCTGACGCAAAATGTCGACCGCCTGCATCAGGCCGCGGGCAGCCAGCGCGTGATCGACCTGCACGGCCGGCTCGATGTGGTGCGCTGCCTCGGCTGCGGCGCGACGACGCCCCGCGAGCAGTTTCAGGGCGAGCTGGCGCGGCTGAATCCCGCCTGGCTCGCGCTCGATGCCGTCGATGCCCCTGACGGCGATGCCGATCTCGAGCAGGATTTTTCGTCGTTCGTGGTGCCGGCCTGCGAGGCCTGCGGCGGCGTGCTGAAACCCGACGTGGTGTTCTTCGGCGAGAACGTGCCGCGCGACACCGTTGCGTCGGCGCAGGCGCATCTCGAGCAGGCCGACGCTCTCCTGGTCGTCGGCTCCTCGCTGATGGTCTATTCCGGGTTTCGCTTCGTCCGGATGGCGGAGCAGCGCGGCTTGCCGATCGCCGCGGTCAATCTCGGCCGCACCCGCGCCGACGAGCTGCTCACGCTCAAGATCGAGGACCAGTGCGAGACGGCGCTGGCGTTTTTGCTATAGGCCAGCGCCGTTCGCCCGCGCTCTCACGCGCGATGGCGCTGCGACTTGGCCATCGGCATGTTGGCGTTCCAGTGCGTCCAGCTGACGCTGGCGAGGCTGCCGCGGTCCGTTGCCAACGGACGACGCGTGCGGCGCTCGTACTCGGCGATGCAGCGGCCTGATTCGCCGATCTTGCGCTGCAATTCGTCGATCGTCATCTGCGTCGCGCGGCCGCAATTGGCCTTGCCGAGCTGATCGACCTCGATCGCCTTCAATGCCGCGCGCAGCTTCTTCAGCTGCGCGCGCTGCCAGGCGATGTGACTGTTGCTGTCTGCTGTCATGTGGCCGCCACCATCTTTGATCGTTGCACGCCGTTGGGTACCTCGATGTCGACTTCGAGCATCGAAACGAACTTGCCCCGGTCCATCCGGACCACGACCTTGTCGGGATCGACATCGATATGCTTGGAGACCACACCCAGGATTTCCGAGCGGAGCATCTCCAGAAGGTCCGGCGTGCCGGTCCGGCCGCGCTCATGCGAAAGCAGGATCTGCAACCGCTCCCGCGCGACGGGCGCCGATGCAGAGCGGCCGCCGAACAGCCGCATTACGTTCATCATGCCGCCCTCCGTCGCAGCAGCCGGTCCATCAGCCCCTTGCGCTCGACCGGCACGGTCATCTCCACCGCTTCGCCCATCAGGCGCCGCACCGCGTCGGTATAGGCCCGCGCCGGCGCGCTGCTCGCAGCGTTCAGCGTGACCGGGCAGCCGACATTGGAGGCGCGCAACACGTCCTGGCTTTCCGGGACGATGCCGAGCAGCGGTGTGGCAAGGATTTCCAGGATATCGTCGATCGACAGCATCTCGCCGCGCGCGGCACGCGCGCTGTCGTAGCGGGTGACCAGCAGATGCTTCTCGACCCGCTCGCCACGCTCGGCGCGGGCGGTCTTGGAATCCAGCATGCCGATGATGCGGTCGGAATCGCGCACCGACGACACTTCCGGATTGGTGACGATGATCGCTTCGTCGGCGTAGCGCATCGCGAGCGTCGCGCCGCGTTCGATGCCGGCCGGGCTGTCGCACAGGATCCAGTCGAACTTGGTCTTGAGGTCGGCGATCACGCGCTTGACGCCCTCTTCGGTCAGCGCGTCCTTGTCGCGGGTCTGCGACGCCGGCAGCAGCCAGAGATTTTCCAGCCGCTTGTCGCGGATCAGCGCCTGCGGCAGCTTGGCGACGCCCTGCACCACATTGATGAGGTCGAACACGACCCGCCGCTCCGCGCCCATCACCAAATCGAGGTTACGCAGGCCGACGTCGAAATCGATGACGACGACGTTCTGGCCCATTTGCGCGAGCGCCGCGCCAAGCGCCGCGGTGGAGGTCGTCTTGCCGACCCCACCCTTCCCAGACGTCACGACCAATACCTTGGCCATTCTCTCTCTCCTTGTGGTCGATCAGTTCAAAGCTGTGATGCGCAGCATCTCGCCCTCGAGCCACGCCTGGGCGGGTCGGTTGCGCAAGCTGTCGGCGATTTCATCTGCGGTCTGGTAGTAGCCGTCGATGGCGAGCAGTTCGGCCTCGATCTTCTGGCAGAAGATCCGGGCCGCCGAATTGCCGTTGATGCCGGCCATCGCGCGGCCGCGCAGCGTGCCGTAGACATGGATCGAGCCGCCGGCGACGATCTCGGCGCCGGAGCCGACCGAGCCGAGCACGGTGACGTCGCCCTCGGCGAACACGATCGACTGGCCGGAACGCACCGGGCTTTCCAGCAGCAGCGACGGCAGCTTGGTCTTGTCCTTGTCTTTGTTCTTTTCCTGCGCCGGCGGCGTCTTCGGCTCGACATGGGTGATCGCGCAGGCGCGGCCGCCGGTCAGAAGCGGCGGCAGGTTGGCGCCGAGCTTGGATTCGTCGACGCCCTCGATGCCGAGAATGCGGATGTTGCGTTCAGCGAGGCTGCCGACCAGATGCGCGATCGCGGCCTGGCTGAGGTCGACCGCCGAAAGGTCGAGCACCACAGGCTTGCCGGCGAAGAAGCCCGGCGACTTTCCCAGCGTCGCGTCGATCTCGGCGAGCCAGGACACGACCGGCACGACGGGCGAGAAAACGAACGCAACATAGGAACGGCCGCGCATGCGGACCTGCTGACGTGCCACCTGTTGAGTTGCGTCCATCGCCTCTGACTCGGTTCTCTTGTCGAATGGTTAACAATCGGACCGCATGGTTAATCAAAGGTTAACGGAAGGAGGTGTTTTCACGGATTTGCGAGGACTGCTCCTCGGACAACCGCTGTTGGCTGCGACCTGTTGCCTGGACGCATGATTCTGGGACCGGCGGCGAGGATCAACGCCGCGACGGCGATCGCTCGGCCTGCACCGATGCATCGAACACCGCGCGGCATGACGGGCTGAGCTGCTCGACCTGCGCCGCCATGCAATCCCTGATCCGGCCGCGATCCGGAATGTAGGCGCCGCACAGGCGGACCGCGTCACCCATGCAGGCTTGACGCTGCATGGATTCGTTCAGTCCGGACTGGGCCATGGCGGGCGCGATGGTTGCACCGAGAAGCACGAGGGCAAGACGAAGTTTCATGGATCACTCTCTCACTGGCAGGTTGAAGTGTTGGTCGAGGCTGGATGTCACGACAGCGGCTTGCGGCCGTTGCCGGCTGCGGGTTCGGCGTCGGCTTGCGACGGCGGAAGATGCAGAAGCGTTGCGATCGTCGTATCGAGCAGCTGCGTCCGCGCTGTCTCGGGATCGATCTCGGGCGCAAACCGGCCGAGCAGCATCGGAAAGGCCGGCGGCTGGTTGAGCGCCGCGTTGAGCAACGCAAAGAACAGCGCCGGATGGCTGCTGCGGATGATGCCCGCCGCGATGCCGGCCTCGAAGAGCTCGCGCGCGCTCTCATAGGCCGGACGCAGCAGCTTTTCGGTCACCATTGCGGAGCGCTCCG from Bradyrhizobium sp. B124 includes:
- a CDS encoding LysM peptidoglycan-binding domain-containing protein — its product is MNVTAMRLAIPLLALAAGGTAAFIFGIHQTQQILGVNTRLMATAPSAPTQDQDKTALAKTQTETAALANALAGPSPTPGGNAVPEFDVVSIEPTGETVVAGRALPGATVELLRNGEVHDRAVADKSGQFVMVPRPLPPGNYDLTLRITHDGKQVTSKQSVAVALDAAASERPMVALMAPDKPIRVLSQPAAATHGKVAVEAVETEPGGKLHVSAQATPGANVRLYLNDSLITSATADAAGHLSVTINKGVTTGDYRIRLDDVDPGSGKVRARAEVPFNVPDTTTTASIPAPAASSGRTDGTTPQVAAATTAALSSPSAVIVPKITTTTVARGDSLWRISQRALGAGQRYAVIYRANSQQIRNPNLIYPGQVFVLPAR
- a CDS encoding c-type cytochrome is translated as MRPGFIVVVCGLMSLLLSPSHGENAGVSGEQAFNNSCRTCHTVKEGDNRVGPNLHGIIGRKAGSVANFPYSEAMKSSDIVWDDSALLRFIEDPEAVVSGNGMKPYTGVRSAEDRAKIVAFLKSPGK
- a CDS encoding NAD-dependent protein deacetylase — protein: MRSTQRPREGSSSGRPHIWRRHARHTRCAAMQHPALEDFVAGHQRLFVLTGAGCSTNSGIPDYRDSDGNWKRTRPVTIQAFLGEAATRQRYWARSMVGWRRFGRAMPNGAHRALAKLEQQGRCELLLTQNVDRLHQAAGSQRVIDLHGRLDVVRCLGCGATTPREQFQGELARLNPAWLALDAVDAPDGDADLEQDFSSFVVPACEACGGVLKPDVVFFGENVPRDTVASAQAHLEQADALLVVGSSLMVYSGFRFVRMAEQRGLPIAAVNLGRTRADELLTLKIEDQCETALAFLL
- the minE gene encoding cell division topological specificity factor MinE, with protein sequence MNVMRLFGGRSASAPVARERLQILLSHERGRTGTPDLLEMLRSEILGVVSKHIDVDPDKVVVRMDRGKFVSMLEVDIEVPNGVQRSKMVAAT
- the minD gene encoding septum site-determining protein MinD, coding for MAKVLVVTSGKGGVGKTTSTAALGAALAQMGQNVVVIDFDVGLRNLDLVMGAERRVVFDLINVVQGVAKLPQALIRDKRLENLWLLPASQTRDKDALTEEGVKRVIADLKTKFDWILCDSPAGIERGATLAMRYADEAIIVTNPEVSSVRDSDRIIGMLDSKTARAERGERVEKHLLVTRYDSARAARGEMLSIDDILEILATPLLGIVPESQDVLRASNVGCPVTLNAASSAPARAYTDAVRRLMGEAVEMTVPVERKGLMDRLLRRRAA
- the minC gene encoding septum site-determining protein MinC; the protein is MDATQQVARQQVRMRGRSYVAFVFSPVVPVVSWLAEIDATLGKSPGFFAGKPVVLDLSAVDLSQAAIAHLVGSLAERNIRILGIEGVDESKLGANLPPLLTGGRACAITHVEPKTPPAQEKNKDKDKTKLPSLLLESPVRSGQSIVFAEGDVTVLGSVGSGAEIVAGGSIHVYGTLRGRAMAGINGNSAARIFCQKIEAELLAIDGYYQTADEIADSLRNRPAQAWLEGEMLRITALN